The window CCAGCCGAAACGTGGTGCCGGCCAGCGCGCCGCGTACCGCCGCCTCGTCGACGTCCCGGCCGAACAGGTCGCTGTCCGCCGACAGCCGGATGTCGTTCAGATAGCAGTGCGGGTTCACCCCGGTCGCGTACGGCAGGCCGGCCGCGCCGAACGCGTCGCTGAGCGTCTGCGGGTCGTAGTAGGCGTGCCGGTACCCGTCCAGCGCCGCCCGCCACACCCGGGGCAGCAGGTACGCCATCCGGCGGTCGCCGGTCAGCTCGACCGGCACCAGGGCCAGCTGGTTCAGCTTGGCGACCGCCTCCGGGTAGCCGTCCAGTATCCGGTTGTTGACCATCGTGTGTATGCCGACCAGGTCGTTGCCGGAGCATTCGCCGACCACCAGCGCCGCCGCCGCGAGCAGCACCGTCGAGGTGGTCGTCCGATGCCGTACGGCGAGCATCCTGGTCGCGGTGTCCGCCGCCGCCGACGTCAGGACGCCCCGCCGGAAACGCGGCGTGGCCGGCTCCCGCTGCGGCATCCGGGTGTCGCGCGACAGCCGGCGGGTCACCTCGACCCAGTACGCCGCCGCCCGCACCGACCGCCGCCGGTGGCTCTCCCGCTGCTCCAGGTCGGCGACGTCCGCCGACTGCAGGCCGGGCGTGCTGTCGATCCGGCCCCGGGCCAGCAGCAGCCGCAGGTCACGCAGCACCAGCTCGGCCGCCCGGAAGTCGACCGTGGTGTGGCTGAACACCACCACGATCTGGTGCGGCACCCCGTCGCGGGTGACCACGGCGACGCGCTGCGGCCAGTCGTCGGCGTGCGCGAACGGCTCCGCCGCCAACTCGTCGGCGACCCGCTGTGCCACCGCCACCGGATCCGCCGACCCGGCCGGCACCACCGGCACCGACAGTTCGCCCCGGTCGGCGACCCGTTGGCGAGGCTCGTCGCCGGCCAGCTCCAGCCGGGTACGCAGCGCGGTGTGCCGCACCATCAGGGCGGCGATCGCCGCGTACACCCGTTCGGGGTCGGAGCGTGCCCGGCGGGGCACCGCGACGTGCCGTTTCAACGCGAACATGGCCTGGCTGGCGCCATGCCGTCGGAGCGCCATCCACAGTGCCCGCTGGCCCCAGGTGATCGGGGCGGTGCGCGCCGGATCCGGCGCGACGAACGACACCGTACGCCGGCCCACGGTCGACAGTTCGGTCACCACGTCGACCAGTATCAGTGGATGTGCCGTTACCCGACAGGGTCGAGTAAGCGCTTTCCTCTGACCGATCGGCCGATGATCATCACCTGGGCGGTAGTCTCCGGCAGGTGCCCCACCACGCACGCGCCGCCCACCGGATCCGGGACCGGATCCGCCTGCTCTTCGTCAACACCCAGGAACGCGCCACACTGACCGCCCTCGGCCTCACCGGCTATCCGCAGTGGATAGCCGCCGCCACCGGGCTGGACCCGGCGCAGATCGTCACCATCGACGTCGCCGACGGCCAGCCGCTGCCCGACACCATCGAGGCCGACGCGGTCATCGGCGGCGGATCCGGGCACTCCGCGTACGAGAAGCTGCCGTGGATCGCCCGGACCAAGGAGTTCTTCCGCGCCGCCGCTGCGGCCGGCGTACCGGAGCTGCACATCTGCTGGTCGCATCAGGCCCGCGCCGAGTCGGTCGGCGGGCGGGCGGCGATCGGCGGGCACGGCCGCCGCTTCGGCGTCGACACGGTTCGGCTGACCCCGGCCGGGCGGCTCGACCCGCTGTTCACCGGGCTGCCCGACGAGTTCGACCTGTTCACCTCGCACGTCGACGTGGTCGAGAAACTGCCGGCGCGGGCCGCCGAAGGGGCGGTCGTCGAGTTGGCGTACAGCCGGGTCTACCGCAACGAGGTGCTGGCGATCGGCCCGACCGTACGGACGATCCAGGCCCACCCCGAAATCACCGCGAGTATCGTCGCGGCGCTGGCCCGCAGCCGACGCGGTGCCCTGGTCCGCGAAGGCTCGATCGGCCCCGACGACGCCGACCTCGACGCCTTCACCGCCACCCTGTACGCCCGTGAGGCGCAGATCGTCGCGACCTCGCGGCGGCTGCTTGCCAACTGGCTGCGGTACCACGCCCGCCCAGGTGTCCGGCCCGACACCGCTCCGACCGGTACGCCCGCCGTCGGCGCTGGCGTTGGCGTCGTCGCCGGTGCTGGTGTCGTCGCTGGTGCTGGTGCTCATGGCGGGGTGCCGTCGGCGGTCGGCAGCGTGTTGTGAGCGTCGTCCTGCCA is drawn from Micromonospora sp. Llam0 and contains these coding sequences:
- a CDS encoding condensation domain-containing protein produces the protein MVTELSTVGRRTVSFVAPDPARTAPITWGQRALWMALRRHGASQAMFALKRHVAVPRRARSDPERVYAAIAALMVRHTALRTRLELAGDEPRQRVADRGELSVPVVPAGSADPVAVAQRVADELAAEPFAHADDWPQRVAVVTRDGVPHQIVVVFSHTTVDFRAAELVLRDLRLLLARGRIDSTPGLQSADVADLEQRESHRRRSVRAAAYWVEVTRRLSRDTRMPQREPATPRFRRGVLTSAAADTATRMLAVRHRTTTSTVLLAAAALVVGECSGNDLVGIHTMVNNRILDGYPEAVAKLNQLALVPVELTGDRRMAYLLPRVWRAALDGYRHAYYDPQTLSDAFGAAGLPYATGVNPHCYLNDIRLSADSDLFGRDVDEAAVRGALAGTTFRLAERIERFTWRTRIEIVDRPDGLGLALTADTTYLSTDDIERFLRALEARLVDGAFTG
- a CDS encoding type 1 glutamine amidotransferase produces the protein MPHHARAAHRIRDRIRLLFVNTQERATLTALGLTGYPQWIAAATGLDPAQIVTIDVADGQPLPDTIEADAVIGGGSGHSAYEKLPWIARTKEFFRAAAAAGVPELHICWSHQARAESVGGRAAIGGHGRRFGVDTVRLTPAGRLDPLFTGLPDEFDLFTSHVDVVEKLPARAAEGAVVELAYSRVYRNEVLAIGPTVRTIQAHPEITASIVAALARSRRGALVREGSIGPDDADLDAFTATLYAREAQIVATSRRLLANWLRYHARPGVRPDTAPTGTPAVGAGVGVVAGAGVVAGAGAHGGVPSAVGSVL